One segment of Pseudomonas sp. FP2196 DNA contains the following:
- a CDS encoding ATP-binding protein — translation MIRSLRVRLMLAATTLAVLFMLALLPAMQGAFSLALQDSIEQRLASDVTTLISAARIENGKLVMPSQLPDERFNLTDFRLLGYIYDREGHLVWRSKATQEEQINYKPRYDGLGNEFARIRESNGQEFFVYDVEVKLLGGKSAAFSIVALQPVREYETTLEGLRENLYLGFGAALLVLLALLWIGLTWGLKALRQLSQELDEIEGGTRESLTEKHPRELLRLTGSLNRLLLSERQQRSRYRDSLDDLAHSLKTPLAVLQGVSEDMAQRPKDIDQAWVLQSQIERMSQQISYQLQRASLRKSGLVRHQVRLQPVLKSLCDTLDKVYRDKRVRVVFDLPEHCYVPIEQGALLEMMGNLLENAYRLCLGEVRISVRESIAGVELCVEDDGPGVPLDQRARILERGERLDRQHPGQGIGLAVVKDIIESYNAKLTLGDSPMGGAAFRIHFPAV, via the coding sequence TTGATTCGTTCCCTTCGCGTACGGTTGATGCTCGCCGCCACTACGTTGGCGGTGTTGTTCATGCTCGCCTTGCTGCCGGCGATGCAGGGCGCGTTCAGCCTGGCGTTGCAGGACTCGATCGAGCAGCGTCTGGCTTCGGACGTCACCACGCTGATTTCTGCCGCGCGCATTGAAAACGGCAAACTGGTCATGCCCTCGCAGTTGCCGGATGAGCGTTTCAACCTCACGGACTTCCGTCTGCTCGGTTACATCTACGACCGCGAAGGGCATCTGGTCTGGCGCTCGAAAGCCACCCAGGAAGAGCAGATCAACTACAAACCACGTTATGACGGGCTCGGTAATGAGTTCGCGCGGATTCGTGAGAGCAACGGTCAGGAATTCTTCGTTTACGACGTTGAAGTGAAACTGCTTGGTGGCAAAAGTGCGGCGTTCAGCATCGTCGCCCTGCAACCGGTGCGCGAGTACGAAACCACCCTCGAAGGCCTGCGCGAGAATCTGTATCTGGGCTTTGGCGCGGCCTTGCTTGTGCTGTTGGCGCTGCTGTGGATCGGGTTGACCTGGGGCTTGAAGGCCTTGCGGCAACTCAGCCAGGAACTCGACGAAATCGAGGGCGGCACCCGCGAAAGCCTCACGGAAAAACACCCGCGCGAATTGCTGCGGTTGACCGGCTCGCTCAACCGCTTGCTGCTCAGTGAGCGCCAACAGCGCAGCCGTTATCGCGACTCTCTCGACGACTTGGCCCACAGTCTGAAAACACCGTTGGCGGTGTTGCAGGGCGTCAGTGAGGACATGGCTCAGCGGCCCAAAGACATCGATCAGGCCTGGGTGCTGCAAAGTCAGATCGAGCGCATGAGTCAGCAGATCAGCTATCAACTGCAACGGGCGAGTTTGCGTAAAAGCGGGCTGGTGCGGCATCAGGTGCGGTTGCAGCCGGTGCTCAAAAGTCTGTGTGACACACTGGACAAGGTGTATCGCGACAAGCGTGTGCGGGTGGTGTTTGATCTGCCAGAGCATTGTTATGTGCCGATCGAGCAGGGCGCGTTGCTGGAGATGATGGGGAATTTGCTGGAGAACGCTTATCGGCTGTGTCTGGGCGAGGTGCGCATCAGTGTGCGCGAGAGCATTGCCGGGGTTGAGTTGTGTGTTGAGGATGACGGGCCGGGTGTGCCGCTGGATCAGCGGGCGCGGATTCTTGAGCGCGGTGAGCGTCTGGATCGGCAGCATCCGGGGCAGGGGATTGGGTTGGCGGTGGTCAAGGACATCATAGAAAGCTACAACGCGAAGCTGACGTTGGGGGATTCGCCGATGGGCGGGGCTGCATTCAGGATTCATTTTCCGGCGGTTTGA
- a CDS encoding response regulator transcription factor, with amino-acid sequence MKLLVVEDEALLRHHLQTRLTESGHVVESVANAEEALYQTGQFNFDLAVIDLGLPGMGGLDLIRQLRSGGKTFPILILTARGNWQDKVEGLAAGADDYVVKPFQFEELDARLNALLRRSSGFTQSTIVAGPLLLDLNRKQASLDEQPLALTAYEYRILEYLMRHHQQVVPKDRLMEQLYPDDDERDPNVIEVLVGRLRRKLEGPAGFKPIDTVRGLGYLFNERCT; translated from the coding sequence ATGAAACTGTTGGTCGTCGAAGATGAAGCGCTGTTGCGCCATCACCTGCAAACCCGTCTGACGGAGAGCGGCCACGTGGTCGAGTCCGTGGCCAATGCCGAAGAGGCGCTGTACCAGACCGGACAGTTCAACTTTGACCTGGCGGTGATCGACCTTGGTCTGCCGGGCATGGGCGGCCTCGACCTGATCCGCCAGTTGCGCTCGGGCGGCAAGACCTTCCCGATCCTGATCCTCACTGCGCGCGGCAACTGGCAGGACAAGGTCGAAGGCCTCGCGGCGGGCGCCGACGATTATGTGGTCAAACCGTTCCAGTTCGAAGAGCTCGATGCGCGGCTGAATGCCTTGCTGCGCCGCTCCAGCGGCTTCACCCAGTCGACCATCGTTGCCGGCCCGCTGTTGCTCGATCTCAATCGCAAGCAAGCGAGCCTCGACGAGCAGCCGCTGGCGCTGACTGCGTACGAATACCGCATCCTTGAATACCTGATGCGCCATCACCAGCAAGTGGTGCCCAAGGATCGCTTGATGGAACAACTTTATCCGGATGACGACGAGCGCGACCCGAACGTGATCGAAGTGCTGGTCGGCCGCTTGCGCCGCAAACTCGAAGGCCCGGCCGGGTTCAAGCCGATCGACACCGTGCGTGGCCTCGGCTACCTGTTCAATGAGCGCTGCACTTGA
- a CDS encoding dienelactone hydrolase family protein, giving the protein MRLFLALTLLAVSSLTQAAIKTEEIPYQSADGTKLIGYYAYDDAIKGKRPGVVVVHEWWGLNDYAKRRARDLAELGYSALAIDMYGEGKNTEHPKDAMAFMQAATQDAAASSKRFEAGLNLLKKQPQTDVNKLAAIGYCFGGAVVLNAARQGQPLAGVVSFHGALATKTPATPGSVKAKILVEHGALDSMVTPAHVSAFKAEMDKAGADYTFVSLDGAKHGFTNPDADRLGHGEHGGPDIGYNKAADEKSWADMKAFFQTLFG; this is encoded by the coding sequence ATGCGCCTGTTCCTCGCCCTCACCTTGCTGGCCGTCAGCAGCCTTACCCAGGCGGCGATCAAGACCGAAGAAATCCCCTACCAGAGCGCCGATGGCACCAAGCTGATCGGTTACTACGCATACGACGACGCGATCAAAGGCAAGCGACCGGGAGTCGTCGTGGTGCATGAATGGTGGGGCCTGAACGATTACGCCAAGCGCCGCGCCCGCGACCTGGCCGAACTCGGCTATAGCGCGTTGGCGATCGATATGTACGGCGAAGGCAAGAACACCGAGCACCCGAAAGATGCGATGGCGTTCATGCAGGCGGCGACGCAGGACGCGGCGGCTTCCAGCAAGCGCTTCGAGGCCGGGCTGAATCTGCTGAAGAAACAACCTCAAACCGACGTGAACAAACTCGCGGCCATCGGTTACTGCTTCGGCGGTGCCGTGGTGCTGAATGCCGCGCGACAGGGCCAGCCACTGGCAGGAGTAGTGAGTTTCCATGGCGCACTGGCGACCAAGACACCGGCCACGCCCGGCAGTGTGAAGGCGAAGATTCTGGTGGAGCACGGCGCACTGGACAGCATGGTCACACCCGCACACGTCAGCGCGTTCAAAGCGGAAATGGACAAGGCCGGGGCGGACTACACGTTCGTCAGCCTGGATGGGGCCAAGCATGGTTTTACCAATCCGGATGCCGATCGCTTGGGTCATGGTGAGCACGGTGGCCCGGACATCGGCTACAACAAGGCTGCCGATGAAAAATCCTGGGCGGACATGAAAGCGTTCTTTCAGACACTATTTGGCTGA
- a CDS encoding 4'-phosphopantetheinyl transferase yields the protein MNPTPALPACCTPLDAHWPLPTVLPDTVLLSTHFNPSQLLGDDFQRSAIEPPPSIQRSVAKRQAEFLAGRVCARAALQQLEGSSVIPAIGEDRAPVWPAHICGSITHSTGRAAAIVANKQHWRSLGMDLENLLNAERAERLAGEILTPPEMQRMASGSRDQLALWVTLTFSVKESLFKALYPIVQKRFYFEHAEVLEWTEQGEVRLRLLTDLSSEWRNGTELDAQFGVQDGQLLSLVSIKA from the coding sequence ATGAATCCAACGCCTGCCCTCCCCGCCTGCTGCACCCCGCTCGATGCCCACTGGCCGTTGCCGACGGTGTTGCCTGACACGGTGCTGCTCAGCACCCATTTCAATCCGTCACAACTGCTCGGCGATGATTTCCAACGCAGCGCCATCGAGCCGCCGCCGAGTATTCAGCGATCCGTGGCTAAGCGCCAGGCGGAGTTTCTCGCCGGTCGAGTCTGCGCCCGTGCGGCGTTGCAGCAACTTGAAGGCAGCAGTGTCATCCCGGCGATTGGCGAAGATCGCGCGCCGGTATGGCCGGCGCACATCTGCGGTTCGATCACCCACAGCACCGGCCGCGCGGCGGCGATTGTCGCCAACAAGCAACATTGGCGCAGTCTGGGTATGGACCTGGAAAACCTGCTCAATGCCGAACGTGCCGAACGACTGGCCGGGGAAATCCTCACGCCGCCGGAGATGCAACGCATGGCCTCAGGCTCGCGGGATCAGTTGGCGCTGTGGGTGACGCTGACGTTTTCGGTGAAAGAGAGCTTGTTCAAGGCGCTCTACCCGATCGTGCAGAAGCGCTTTTACTTTGAGCACGCCGAAGTACTGGAGTGGACTGAACAGGGTGAGGTGCGGTTGCGCTTGTTGACGGATCTGTCGAGTGAATGGCGCAACGGGACGGAGTTGGATGCGCAGTTCGGGGTGCAGGATGGGCAGTTGTTGAGCCTGGTCAGCATCAAGGCCTGA